Proteins encoded in a region of the Anopheles aquasalis chromosome 2, idAnoAquaMG_Q_19, whole genome shotgun sequence genome:
- the LOC126581294 gene encoding phosphatidylinositol-binding clathrin assembly protein LAP isoform X4, with protein MAGQTINDRLLAARHSLAGQGLAKSVCKATTEEMIGPKKKHLDYLVHCTNEPNVSIPHLATLLIERSQNANWVVVYKALITTHHMLAYGNERFIQYLASSNSSFQLNNFLDKGGVQDTVGAVGARMGYDMSPFIRRYAKYLNEKALSYRTVAFDFCKMKRGKEEGSLRVMHADKLLKTLPILQAQLDSLLEFDCTANDLTNGVINMCFMLLFRDLIRLFACYNDGIINLLEKYFDMNKKQCRDALDLYKKFLTRMDRVGEFLKVAENVGIDKGDLPDLTKAPSSLLDALEQHLLALEGKKGSAANTPTQTASNQKNVKSGVNALSTTSSSFGTVAESSKFDSPTNGMIDESLKAQALAEEEAAMNQYKSKVSSPTTATALTNPFLSSPTASQNNIVDLFEVPKHAEQHAAPASTKASDDLLQLGNPFADVFATPAQPGPNTVPVAGQNAYGNNAWMGNGGFNGSMTGAPVGAMAGQSAPASDTFVSDNNFTSVFGGLEQNGSSAQPAPAVQPGKVLTGDLDSSLASLAESLTINKSNCGKNIQWSSPKTSAKTGTAGWSPQPQPATNQSGYKPMQGMTQMRPMMGATMAGTAAPGIAPGMVAPGMPPAQLATSQQPHMQAAVQQPTMAQNAAAGGSMQLDPFGAL; from the exons ATGGCTGGCCAAACGATCAATGACCGGTTGCTGGCTGCTCGGCACAGCCTTGCTGGACAGGGACTGGCCAAATCGGTGTGCAAGGCCACGACAGAGGAAATGATTGGCCCAAAGAAGAAGCATCTCGACT ATCTAGTACACTGCACTAATGAGCCGAACGTATCGATTCCGCATCTGGCCACGCTGCTCATCGAGCGTTCCCAGAACGCCAACTGGGTGGTGGTTTACAAGGCTCTCATCACAACCCATCACATGCTGGCCTATGGCAATGAG AGATTCATCCAATACTTGGCGTCCAGCAACTCGTCCTTCCAGCTGAACAATTTTCTCGATAAGGGGGGCGTGCAAG ATACCGTAGGTGCCGTCGGCGCTCGTATGG GTTACGACATGTCACCGTTCATACGGCGGTACGCAAAGTATCTCAACGAAAAGGCACTGTCGTATCGTACGGTGGCCTTCGATTTCTGTAAAATgaagcgtggcaaagaagaaggcTCCTTAAGGGTCATGCATGCTGATAAGCTGCTAAAGACGCTGCCTATTCTGCAGGCCCAGCTGGATTCGCTACTGGAGTTTGACTGTACTGCAAATGATCTCACTAATG GAGTTATCAACATGTGCTTCATGCTGTTGTTTCGCGATTTGATACGTCTGTTCGCTTGTTATAACGACGGCATCATCAACTTGCTAGAAAAATACTTCGATATGAATAAGAAACAGTGCCGAGATGCGCTGGATCTGTACAAAAAGTTTTTGACGCGCATGGATCGTGTCGGAGAGTTTCTCAAGGTGGCGGAG AACGTGGGCATTGATAAAGGCGATCTGCCCGACCTAACCAAGGCTCCTAGCTCTCTGCTGGATGCTCTGGAGCAACATCTGCTGGCACTGGAGGGTAAAAAGGGTTCTGCAGCTAATACTCCTACCCAAACAGCAAG CAAtcaaaaaaatgtgaaaagtgGCGTTAATGCATTGTCGACCACCAGTTCATCCTTCGGAACAGTGGCCGAATCGAGCAAGTTCGACAGTCCCACCAACGGTATGATTGATGAGAGCCTGAAGGCTCAAGCACTTGCCGAAGAAGAGGCAGCGATGAATCAGTACAAG TCGAAAGTATCGTCCCCGACAACGGCAACTGCTTTGACCAACCCGTTTTTGTCGTCGCCCACGGCTAGTCAAAACAATATCGTCGATTTGTTCGAAGTTCCGAAACATGCGGAGCAACATGCGGCCCCTGCTTCGACGAAGGCTTCGGATGATTTGCTGCAACTGGGCAATCCTTTTGCGGATGTCTTTGCCACACCAGCACAGCCCGGTCCAAACACTGTCCCCGTGGCAGGTCAAAATGCGTACGGCAACAATGCTTGGATGGGAAATGGAG GCTTTAACGGTAGTATGACGGGTGCACCGGTTGGAGCAATGGCAGGACAATCTGCTCCAGCGAGCGATACCTTCGTCTCCGATAACAATTTCACTTCTGTCTTTGGTGGACTTGAACAAAATG GTTCCAGTGCACAACCTGCTCCTGCAGTTCAGCCCGGCAAAGTACTAACGGGTGATCTGGATAGTTCATTGGCTTCGCTAGCCGAAAGTCTGACTATAAACAAGTCGAACTGTGGAAA gAATATTCAATGGAGCTCGCCTAAAACATCAGCTAAAACCGGAACAGCTGGATGGTCTCCACAACCGCAGCCAGCTACCAATCAGAGCGGCTATAAACCGATG CAAGGGATGACCCAAATGAGGCCGATGATGGGTGCAACAATggccggaacagcagcaccaggaatcGCTCCGGGCATGGTTGCCCCTGGCATGCCGCCAGCGCAACTAGCAACTAGTCAGCAGCCTCATATGCAGGCAGCAGTGCAACAACCAACAATGGCccaaaatgctgctgctggcggcagcATGCAGCTCGATCCTTTCGGAGCGCTCTAA
- the LOC126578593 gene encoding uncharacterized protein LOC126578593 has product MAVGGRVTGRLGYGNGYSDGRSYAGINEEIMYVSIGMGIIIAILICIALCYIARENCKNRREYYITA; this is encoded by the exons ATGGCTGTCGGTG GGCGTGTTACCGGGCGTCTTGGCTACGGAAACGGATACTCGGACG GTCGTTCTTATGCAGGTATAAATGAGGAAATTATGTACGTATCAATCGGAATGggaatcatcatcgccataCTGATTTGCATTGCGCTTTGTTACATTGCACgtgaaaattgtaaaaacagGCGCGAATACTACATCACCGCTTAA
- the LOC126581294 gene encoding phosphatidylinositol-binding clathrin assembly protein LAP isoform X3, producing MAGQTINDRLLAARHSLAGQGLAKSVCKATTEEMIGPKKKHLDYLVHCTNEPNVSIPHLATLLIERSQNANWVVVYKALITTHHMLAYGNERFIQYLASSNSSFQLNNFLDKGGVQGYDMSPFIRRYAKYLNEKALSYRTVAFDFCKMKRGKEEGSLRVMHADKLLKTLPILQAQLDSLLEFDCTANDLTNGVINMCFMLLFRDLIRLFACYNDGIINLLEKYFDMNKKQCRDALDLYKKFLTRMDRVGEFLKVAENVGIDKGDLPDLTKAPSSLLDALEQHLLALEGKKGSAANTPTQTASNQKNVKSGVNALSTTSSSFGTVAESSKFDSPTNGMIDESLKAQALAEEEAAMNQYKSKVSSPTTATALTNPFLSSPTASQNNIVDLFEVPKHAEQHAAPASTKASDDLLQLGNPFADVFATPAQPGPNTVPVAGQNAYGNNAWMGNGGFNGSMTGAPVGAMAGQSAPASDTFVSDNNFTSVFGGLEQNGSSAQPAPAVQPGKVLTGDLDSSLASLAESLTINKSNCGKNIQWSSPKTSAKTGTAGWSPQPQPATNQSGYKPMAQGMTVFPVPSTIHPSTHTPIPVVPAFYIQQGMTQMRPMMGATMAGTAAPGIAPGMVAPGMPPAQLATSQQPHMQAAVQQPTMAQNAAAGGSMQLDPFGAL from the exons ATGGCTGGCCAAACGATCAATGACCGGTTGCTGGCTGCTCGGCACAGCCTTGCTGGACAGGGACTGGCCAAATCGGTGTGCAAGGCCACGACAGAGGAAATGATTGGCCCAAAGAAGAAGCATCTCGACT ATCTAGTACACTGCACTAATGAGCCGAACGTATCGATTCCGCATCTGGCCACGCTGCTCATCGAGCGTTCCCAGAACGCCAACTGGGTGGTGGTTTACAAGGCTCTCATCACAACCCATCACATGCTGGCCTATGGCAATGAG AGATTCATCCAATACTTGGCGTCCAGCAACTCGTCCTTCCAGCTGAACAATTTTCTCGATAAGGGGGGCGTGCAAG GTTACGACATGTCACCGTTCATACGGCGGTACGCAAAGTATCTCAACGAAAAGGCACTGTCGTATCGTACGGTGGCCTTCGATTTCTGTAAAATgaagcgtggcaaagaagaaggcTCCTTAAGGGTCATGCATGCTGATAAGCTGCTAAAGACGCTGCCTATTCTGCAGGCCCAGCTGGATTCGCTACTGGAGTTTGACTGTACTGCAAATGATCTCACTAATG GAGTTATCAACATGTGCTTCATGCTGTTGTTTCGCGATTTGATACGTCTGTTCGCTTGTTATAACGACGGCATCATCAACTTGCTAGAAAAATACTTCGATATGAATAAGAAACAGTGCCGAGATGCGCTGGATCTGTACAAAAAGTTTTTGACGCGCATGGATCGTGTCGGAGAGTTTCTCAAGGTGGCGGAG AACGTGGGCATTGATAAAGGCGATCTGCCCGACCTAACCAAGGCTCCTAGCTCTCTGCTGGATGCTCTGGAGCAACATCTGCTGGCACTGGAGGGTAAAAAGGGTTCTGCAGCTAATACTCCTACCCAAACAGCAAG CAAtcaaaaaaatgtgaaaagtgGCGTTAATGCATTGTCGACCACCAGTTCATCCTTCGGAACAGTGGCCGAATCGAGCAAGTTCGACAGTCCCACCAACGGTATGATTGATGAGAGCCTGAAGGCTCAAGCACTTGCCGAAGAAGAGGCAGCGATGAATCAGTACAAG TCGAAAGTATCGTCCCCGACAACGGCAACTGCTTTGACCAACCCGTTTTTGTCGTCGCCCACGGCTAGTCAAAACAATATCGTCGATTTGTTCGAAGTTCCGAAACATGCGGAGCAACATGCGGCCCCTGCTTCGACGAAGGCTTCGGATGATTTGCTGCAACTGGGCAATCCTTTTGCGGATGTCTTTGCCACACCAGCACAGCCCGGTCCAAACACTGTCCCCGTGGCAGGTCAAAATGCGTACGGCAACAATGCTTGGATGGGAAATGGAG GCTTTAACGGTAGTATGACGGGTGCACCGGTTGGAGCAATGGCAGGACAATCTGCTCCAGCGAGCGATACCTTCGTCTCCGATAACAATTTCACTTCTGTCTTTGGTGGACTTGAACAAAATG GTTCCAGTGCACAACCTGCTCCTGCAGTTCAGCCCGGCAAAGTACTAACGGGTGATCTGGATAGTTCATTGGCTTCGCTAGCCGAAAGTCTGACTATAAACAAGTCGAACTGTGGAAA gAATATTCAATGGAGCTCGCCTAAAACATCAGCTAAAACCGGAACAGCTGGATGGTCTCCACAACCGCAGCCAGCTACCAATCAGAGCGGCTATAAACCGATG GCACAAGGTATGACCGTTTTTCCAGTTCCTAGCACAATACACCCCAGCACGCACACTCCCATTCCCGTAGTGCCAGCATTTTATATTCAg CAAGGGATGACCCAAATGAGGCCGATGATGGGTGCAACAATggccggaacagcagcaccaggaatcGCTCCGGGCATGGTTGCCCCTGGCATGCCGCCAGCGCAACTAGCAACTAGTCAGCAGCCTCATATGCAGGCAGCAGTGCAACAACCAACAATGGCccaaaatgctgctgctggcggcagcATGCAGCTCGATCCTTTCGGAGCGCTCTAA
- the LOC126581294 gene encoding phosphatidylinositol-binding clathrin assembly protein LAP isoform X1: MAGQTINDRLLAARHSLAGQGLAKSVCKATTEEMIGPKKKHLDYLVHCTNEPNVSIPHLATLLIERSQNANWVVVYKALITTHHMLAYGNERFIQYLASSNSSFQLNNFLDKGGVQDTVGAVGARMGYDMSPFIRRYAKYLNEKALSYRTVAFDFCKMKRGKEEGSLRVMHADKLLKTLPILQAQLDSLLEFDCTANDLTNGVINMCFMLLFRDLIRLFACYNDGIINLLEKYFDMNKKQCRDALDLYKKFLTRMDRVGEFLKVAENVGIDKGDLPDLTKAPSSLLDALEQHLLALEGKKGSAANTPTQTASNQKNVKSGVNALSTTSSSFGTVAESSKFDSPTNGMIDESLKAQALAEEEAAMNQYKSKVSSPTTATALTNPFLSSPTASQNNIVDLFEVPKHAEQHAAPASTKASDDLLQLGNPFADVFATPAQPGPNTVPVAGQNAYGNNAWMGNGGFNGSMTGAPVGAMAGQSAPASDTFVSDNNFTSVFGGLEQNGSSAQPAPAVQPGKVLTGDLDSSLASLAESLTINKSNCGKNIQWSSPKTSAKTGTAGWSPQPQPATNQSGYKPMAQGMTVFPVPSTIHPSTHTPIPVVPAFYIQQGMTQMRPMMGATMAGTAAPGIAPGMVAPGMPPAQLATSQQPHMQAAVQQPTMAQNAAAGGSMQLDPFGAL; encoded by the exons ATGGCTGGCCAAACGATCAATGACCGGTTGCTGGCTGCTCGGCACAGCCTTGCTGGACAGGGACTGGCCAAATCGGTGTGCAAGGCCACGACAGAGGAAATGATTGGCCCAAAGAAGAAGCATCTCGACT ATCTAGTACACTGCACTAATGAGCCGAACGTATCGATTCCGCATCTGGCCACGCTGCTCATCGAGCGTTCCCAGAACGCCAACTGGGTGGTGGTTTACAAGGCTCTCATCACAACCCATCACATGCTGGCCTATGGCAATGAG AGATTCATCCAATACTTGGCGTCCAGCAACTCGTCCTTCCAGCTGAACAATTTTCTCGATAAGGGGGGCGTGCAAG ATACCGTAGGTGCCGTCGGCGCTCGTATGG GTTACGACATGTCACCGTTCATACGGCGGTACGCAAAGTATCTCAACGAAAAGGCACTGTCGTATCGTACGGTGGCCTTCGATTTCTGTAAAATgaagcgtggcaaagaagaaggcTCCTTAAGGGTCATGCATGCTGATAAGCTGCTAAAGACGCTGCCTATTCTGCAGGCCCAGCTGGATTCGCTACTGGAGTTTGACTGTACTGCAAATGATCTCACTAATG GAGTTATCAACATGTGCTTCATGCTGTTGTTTCGCGATTTGATACGTCTGTTCGCTTGTTATAACGACGGCATCATCAACTTGCTAGAAAAATACTTCGATATGAATAAGAAACAGTGCCGAGATGCGCTGGATCTGTACAAAAAGTTTTTGACGCGCATGGATCGTGTCGGAGAGTTTCTCAAGGTGGCGGAG AACGTGGGCATTGATAAAGGCGATCTGCCCGACCTAACCAAGGCTCCTAGCTCTCTGCTGGATGCTCTGGAGCAACATCTGCTGGCACTGGAGGGTAAAAAGGGTTCTGCAGCTAATACTCCTACCCAAACAGCAAG CAAtcaaaaaaatgtgaaaagtgGCGTTAATGCATTGTCGACCACCAGTTCATCCTTCGGAACAGTGGCCGAATCGAGCAAGTTCGACAGTCCCACCAACGGTATGATTGATGAGAGCCTGAAGGCTCAAGCACTTGCCGAAGAAGAGGCAGCGATGAATCAGTACAAG TCGAAAGTATCGTCCCCGACAACGGCAACTGCTTTGACCAACCCGTTTTTGTCGTCGCCCACGGCTAGTCAAAACAATATCGTCGATTTGTTCGAAGTTCCGAAACATGCGGAGCAACATGCGGCCCCTGCTTCGACGAAGGCTTCGGATGATTTGCTGCAACTGGGCAATCCTTTTGCGGATGTCTTTGCCACACCAGCACAGCCCGGTCCAAACACTGTCCCCGTGGCAGGTCAAAATGCGTACGGCAACAATGCTTGGATGGGAAATGGAG GCTTTAACGGTAGTATGACGGGTGCACCGGTTGGAGCAATGGCAGGACAATCTGCTCCAGCGAGCGATACCTTCGTCTCCGATAACAATTTCACTTCTGTCTTTGGTGGACTTGAACAAAATG GTTCCAGTGCACAACCTGCTCCTGCAGTTCAGCCCGGCAAAGTACTAACGGGTGATCTGGATAGTTCATTGGCTTCGCTAGCCGAAAGTCTGACTATAAACAAGTCGAACTGTGGAAA gAATATTCAATGGAGCTCGCCTAAAACATCAGCTAAAACCGGAACAGCTGGATGGTCTCCACAACCGCAGCCAGCTACCAATCAGAGCGGCTATAAACCGATG GCACAAGGTATGACCGTTTTTCCAGTTCCTAGCACAATACACCCCAGCACGCACACTCCCATTCCCGTAGTGCCAGCATTTTATATTCAg CAAGGGATGACCCAAATGAGGCCGATGATGGGTGCAACAATggccggaacagcagcaccaggaatcGCTCCGGGCATGGTTGCCCCTGGCATGCCGCCAGCGCAACTAGCAACTAGTCAGCAGCCTCATATGCAGGCAGCAGTGCAACAACCAACAATGGCccaaaatgctgctgctggcggcagcATGCAGCTCGATCCTTTCGGAGCGCTCTAA
- the LOC126578584 gene encoding probable arginine--tRNA ligase, cytoplasmic — translation MAYFYRKLLCEKASRLLEQNLQIPLSAFSFSFQKDLRAAELHIPLKCFGQKLSEETIQRIHCLRENSAWKNVSLPGRTGKLHLSLDHDTLVENVLRRPEQQNTQSPKDLQTIVVEFSSPNIAKPFHAGHLRSTIIGNFIANVNEFLGHRVVRLNYLGDWGTQFGYLALGVRLKGLSPAEIQQNPILCLYEAYVHAHDVANNDPKIHETAMDIFCKMEMGSMEELQHWNDYRSYTVNELEELYRRLGVKFSSYEWESQYAMGKIAEVLEMLRDKGGLQEQSDRRKVVRLSKGRTVPLVKSDGTGMYLLRDIAALLDRQKRFAFHRSLYVVENGQNDHFNALGEIAHSILNLSYNPGIEHIKFGRVHGMSTRKGKVVFLKEILHEAQLLVQEKQIESPNTKASAADNPEVWDILGTSAVIINDLKQRRMKDYDFDWSKVLRMEGDSGIKLQYTHCRLASLLRSTETTQDIRSVECDGRLLAEPEACDLICQIANFEPICSQAQEMAEACTVVNYLFRLCKSVNLALKALPIKHEQNTQKRLQRIILFTRAQTVLRTGMELLGLRPLEEM, via the exons ATGGCCTACTTCTACCGCAAATTGCTCTGCGAAAAA GCCTCCCGGTTGCTAGAGCAAAACCTGCAGATCCCGCTGTCGGCGTTTAGCTTCTCCTTTCAAAAGGATCTCCGTGCTGCCGAACTGCACATTCCATTGAAATGCTTCGGACAAAAGTTATCGGAAGAGACGATACAACGAATTCATTGCCTCCGCGAGAACAGCgcatggaaaaatgtttcactCCCAGGTAGAACCGGCAAGTTGCATCTTTCGCTGGACCACGATACACTCGTGGAAAACGTTCTACGGAGGCCGGAACAGCAGAACACACAAAGTCCCAAAGATTTGCAGACTATCGTGGTGGAGTTCAGCTCACCCAACATTGCAAAACCATTCCACGCGGGCCATTTACGGTCAACCATCATCGGGAACTTTATCGCAAACGTAAACGAATTTCTAGGACATCGAGTGGTGCGGCTTAATTACCTCGGCGACTGGGGAACACAGTTCGGTTACCTGGCACTGGGCGTTCGGCTGAAAGGACTTTCACCTGCCGAAATCCAACAGAATCCCATACTGTGCCTGTACGAGGCCTACGTCCACGCTCACGATGTCGCGAACAACGATCCAAAGATACACGAAACAGCGATGGacattttttgcaaaatggaaatgggatCGATGGAAGAGCTGCAGCATTGGAATGACTACAGATCATACACTGTGAATGAGCTGGAAGAGCTGTACCGCCGGCTAGGGGTCAAATTTAGCAGCTATGAATGGGAGTCTCAATACGCAATGGGCAAGATTGCGGAGGTCCTGGAAATGCTGAGAGATAAGGGTGGACTCCAGGAGCAATCCGATCGGCGAAAAGTGGTGCGCCTAAGTAAAGGCCGAACGGTGCCACTAGTCAAGAGCGATGGCACGGGAATGTATCTTTTACGAGACATTGCAGCGCTGTTGGATCGCCAGAAAAGGTTCGCATTTCATCGATCGCTGTACGTTGTCGAGAATGGACAGAACGATCATTTTAATGCGTTGGGCGAAATTGCGCACTCGATACTCAATTTGTCGTACAATCCTGGTATTGAGCACATAAAGTTTGGTCGTGTGCATGGCATGAGCACGAGGAAGGGAAAAGTAGTTTTCCTAAAGGAAATTCTACACGAGGCGCAGCTCTTGGTGCAGGAAAAACAGATCGAATCACCAAACACAAAGGCATCGGCAGCGGATAATCCAGAGGTTTGGGATATCCTCGGCACTAGCGCAGTCATTATTAACGATCTGAAGCAACGCCGTATGAAAGACTATGACTTTGACTGGTCAAAAGTGCTGCGAATGGAGGGTGATTCCGGTATCAAACTGCAGTATACACACTGCAGATTGGCAAGTCTTTTGCGGTCCACAGAAACAACGCAAGATATTCGAAGCGTTGAATGCGATGGTCGATTGTTAGCCGAACCGGAGGCTTGCGACCTGATCTGCCAAATAGCAAATTTTGAACCGATTTGTTCACAAGCCCAAGAAATGGCGGAAGCATGTACCGTTGTAAACTATTTATTTCGGTTATG caaatccGTTAATCTGGCTCTGAAGGCTCTGCCGATAAAACACGAACAAAACACCCAGAAACGGTTGCAGCGGATCATTTTATTTACCCGGGCTCAAACCGTGCTTCGAACAGGAATGGAGTTGTTGGGCCTAAGGCCACTGGAAGAAATGTAG
- the LOC126581294 gene encoding phosphatidylinositol-binding clathrin assembly protein LAP isoform X2 — protein sequence MAGQTINDRLLAARHSLAGQGLAKSVCKATTEEMIGPKKKHLDYLVHCTNEPNVSIPHLATLLIERSQNANWVVVYKALITTHHMLAYGNERFIQYLASSNSSFQLNNFLDKGGVQGAVGARMGYDMSPFIRRYAKYLNEKALSYRTVAFDFCKMKRGKEEGSLRVMHADKLLKTLPILQAQLDSLLEFDCTANDLTNGVINMCFMLLFRDLIRLFACYNDGIINLLEKYFDMNKKQCRDALDLYKKFLTRMDRVGEFLKVAENVGIDKGDLPDLTKAPSSLLDALEQHLLALEGKKGSAANTPTQTASNQKNVKSGVNALSTTSSSFGTVAESSKFDSPTNGMIDESLKAQALAEEEAAMNQYKSKVSSPTTATALTNPFLSSPTASQNNIVDLFEVPKHAEQHAAPASTKASDDLLQLGNPFADVFATPAQPGPNTVPVAGQNAYGNNAWMGNGGFNGSMTGAPVGAMAGQSAPASDTFVSDNNFTSVFGGLEQNGSSAQPAPAVQPGKVLTGDLDSSLASLAESLTINKSNCGKNIQWSSPKTSAKTGTAGWSPQPQPATNQSGYKPMAQGMTVFPVPSTIHPSTHTPIPVVPAFYIQQGMTQMRPMMGATMAGTAAPGIAPGMVAPGMPPAQLATSQQPHMQAAVQQPTMAQNAAAGGSMQLDPFGAL from the exons ATGGCTGGCCAAACGATCAATGACCGGTTGCTGGCTGCTCGGCACAGCCTTGCTGGACAGGGACTGGCCAAATCGGTGTGCAAGGCCACGACAGAGGAAATGATTGGCCCAAAGAAGAAGCATCTCGACT ATCTAGTACACTGCACTAATGAGCCGAACGTATCGATTCCGCATCTGGCCACGCTGCTCATCGAGCGTTCCCAGAACGCCAACTGGGTGGTGGTTTACAAGGCTCTCATCACAACCCATCACATGCTGGCCTATGGCAATGAG AGATTCATCCAATACTTGGCGTCCAGCAACTCGTCCTTCCAGCTGAACAATTTTCTCGATAAGGGGGGCGTGCAAG GTGCCGTCGGCGCTCGTATGG GTTACGACATGTCACCGTTCATACGGCGGTACGCAAAGTATCTCAACGAAAAGGCACTGTCGTATCGTACGGTGGCCTTCGATTTCTGTAAAATgaagcgtggcaaagaagaaggcTCCTTAAGGGTCATGCATGCTGATAAGCTGCTAAAGACGCTGCCTATTCTGCAGGCCCAGCTGGATTCGCTACTGGAGTTTGACTGTACTGCAAATGATCTCACTAATG GAGTTATCAACATGTGCTTCATGCTGTTGTTTCGCGATTTGATACGTCTGTTCGCTTGTTATAACGACGGCATCATCAACTTGCTAGAAAAATACTTCGATATGAATAAGAAACAGTGCCGAGATGCGCTGGATCTGTACAAAAAGTTTTTGACGCGCATGGATCGTGTCGGAGAGTTTCTCAAGGTGGCGGAG AACGTGGGCATTGATAAAGGCGATCTGCCCGACCTAACCAAGGCTCCTAGCTCTCTGCTGGATGCTCTGGAGCAACATCTGCTGGCACTGGAGGGTAAAAAGGGTTCTGCAGCTAATACTCCTACCCAAACAGCAAG CAAtcaaaaaaatgtgaaaagtgGCGTTAATGCATTGTCGACCACCAGTTCATCCTTCGGAACAGTGGCCGAATCGAGCAAGTTCGACAGTCCCACCAACGGTATGATTGATGAGAGCCTGAAGGCTCAAGCACTTGCCGAAGAAGAGGCAGCGATGAATCAGTACAAG TCGAAAGTATCGTCCCCGACAACGGCAACTGCTTTGACCAACCCGTTTTTGTCGTCGCCCACGGCTAGTCAAAACAATATCGTCGATTTGTTCGAAGTTCCGAAACATGCGGAGCAACATGCGGCCCCTGCTTCGACGAAGGCTTCGGATGATTTGCTGCAACTGGGCAATCCTTTTGCGGATGTCTTTGCCACACCAGCACAGCCCGGTCCAAACACTGTCCCCGTGGCAGGTCAAAATGCGTACGGCAACAATGCTTGGATGGGAAATGGAG GCTTTAACGGTAGTATGACGGGTGCACCGGTTGGAGCAATGGCAGGACAATCTGCTCCAGCGAGCGATACCTTCGTCTCCGATAACAATTTCACTTCTGTCTTTGGTGGACTTGAACAAAATG GTTCCAGTGCACAACCTGCTCCTGCAGTTCAGCCCGGCAAAGTACTAACGGGTGATCTGGATAGTTCATTGGCTTCGCTAGCCGAAAGTCTGACTATAAACAAGTCGAACTGTGGAAA gAATATTCAATGGAGCTCGCCTAAAACATCAGCTAAAACCGGAACAGCTGGATGGTCTCCACAACCGCAGCCAGCTACCAATCAGAGCGGCTATAAACCGATG GCACAAGGTATGACCGTTTTTCCAGTTCCTAGCACAATACACCCCAGCACGCACACTCCCATTCCCGTAGTGCCAGCATTTTATATTCAg CAAGGGATGACCCAAATGAGGCCGATGATGGGTGCAACAATggccggaacagcagcaccaggaatcGCTCCGGGCATGGTTGCCCCTGGCATGCCGCCAGCGCAACTAGCAACTAGTCAGCAGCCTCATATGCAGGCAGCAGTGCAACAACCAACAATGGCccaaaatgctgctgctggcggcagcATGCAGCTCGATCCTTTCGGAGCGCTCTAA